A genomic segment from Nitrospira lenta encodes:
- a CDS encoding DUF2007 domain-containing protein, giving the protein MRMRYLTTAQDIGELGFIKSLCEANGIVCVFQDEHVSSLYPGVLDLCCQVMVDESDWERAKTLISRLRLPIREVAPSP; this is encoded by the coding sequence ATGCGAATGCGGTATTTGACCACAGCGCAGGATATCGGGGAGCTTGGGTTCATCAAGAGCCTGTGCGAGGCCAACGGCATTGTCTGTGTGTTTCAGGACGAACACGTGAGTAGTCTGTATCCGGGTGTGCTGGATTTGTGTTGTCAGGTGATGGTAGACGAATCCGACTGGGAGCGGGCAAAGACGCTGATTAGCCGGTTGCGTCTGCCGATTCGAGAAGTCGCACCATCTCCCTAG
- a CDS encoding DUF4124 domain-containing protein produces the protein MKQTVYRLSAMRSWLGGIMLAGLLLGIDPYLYQAHATTIYSYIDEHGNPRFSDSMDNIPEKYRAKVKTHEQATPQERPPSALDSVKAIVLPPITTVKQKVTELLQGFGIARSSASTKIQSVPSTVPSSDMNSSQSQIVNYAGAAAVVLLLMMYFSKSQLVRLLALCLLVTLGVATPILLYVSDNGPMASMKGRAMAVGQAQQDRLKPVGQ, from the coding sequence ATGAAACAAACTGTCTATCGGCTCAGCGCAATGCGATCGTGGTTAGGCGGAATCATGCTGGCAGGGTTGCTGCTTGGTATCGATCCCTATCTCTATCAGGCCCATGCCACAACGATATATTCCTACATCGATGAACATGGTAATCCCCGGTTCAGTGATTCGATGGACAACATTCCGGAGAAGTATCGAGCGAAAGTGAAGACTCATGAGCAGGCGACGCCTCAGGAACGTCCTCCGTCTGCCTTAGATTCCGTGAAGGCCATTGTGTTGCCGCCGATTACGACAGTGAAGCAGAAAGTGACGGAACTACTTCAGGGTTTCGGCATTGCACGATCCTCTGCTTCTACGAAAATACAGTCGGTGCCATCAACGGTCCCATCATCAGACATGAACTCTTCGCAATCGCAGATTGTGAACTATGCCGGTGCGGCAGCGGTTGTGCTCTTGCTCATGATGTATTTCAGTAAGAGCCAACTGGTGCGTTTGTTGGCTCTCTGCCTGCTTGTGACGCTGGGTGTGGCCACACCGATTTTGCTCTATGTGAGTGATAATGGTCCGATGGCGAGTATGAAGGGACGAGCGATGGCCGTCGGTCAGGCCCAACAAGATCGTCTCAAGCCGGTTGGGCAGTAG